The stretch of DNA CACCCTAAAGAAGACACAAAATGTTgttacaaaagaaaactgcatGTTGCATGGCAGTCACTTTCTTTCActtacaaatttcaaaaaatcaacctGCTTTaccttttcaaactttttcgTTTGAAGAGAATCTCTTGGGTATCTTCAAACTCGATAGCATGAAGAAGCGAGCTCGTCAAAGGTGTCTTGACTATATCGATTTTCTttaagcctcacttttataacCTTTAAGCAAAGAAGGTAAAggctattgaataaataagtATTCCCACAGTACAGTCACTGTCCAGTGGTGTCGTCGTCCGTGGGTACACAAATAGCAATTAGAGTCCCTCCTTTGAGCTTTTCCATGTGATCGTTCTGCTTGATTATCCTTTTCTATTCTTATGAAGCAGCAATGATAATGTCTCACCTTTCATATTGTAGGACGAAACATAATGATGCGTTCCAAACCAACTTTTGCTTTCATAGTAGATTCCACAATCCCAATTCATATAATAAATGTAATCGTGTTCACCATTAGTAGTTCGGTTAGAGCTCggtcaaatttgcaaataaaaatagTTTGTATTGAAACCATAAGCGTACGTAAAATGTCACCAAAGGTTAtctaaagaaataaaagaatttCTTATCATAATACCGGCACGGGTTTAAAGGCTGACTATACCTTGACAGTGTTCTTTGGTGAAatttttcacaacaaaatGTCCAGGTTTAGGATTATTTGAAACGAAAACCATTAATTTggggaaatttggaaaatgcacctgaatgtttgaaaatctCCCGAAAtggtaaaatatttgaaatagaatTGAAGAATTTAATCAATTTCTTCGGAGTCCTTACTTATTATCATTAGTTTAGTCATTCAGTCTTGAAGTCGTTCTGGAGGGTATTGattaaagggaaaaaaaaacatgtttttctttctaattGAGATTTCGGCGTATGATTCATAGGatatgaatttgaatatgaacTTGAATAAGAATTATAAATTTCTCATCTTCAAGCGTCATTCCAAGCAGCGCTAATGAAGATCGCAAATTGCTTGATcctgaactgctgggattccaattccaggagcgataaggaagtccgcaaaaagaaaccccagaaaataaatgaaaaatgattctagATTTCTTCTCCATCCAAGTTCGAAGAATCTGAGCTCGTCAAATTCTCGTAGAAAGTGCTTTCACCAGCCTTTCTCACTCATGTCGTGCTCACTTCAGAAAATGAGGACAAATTAAAAAGAATCATCTCTCCTTATGACGCCCATTCTCTCTCATTTTCGTGCCAGTTGATCAGCATCCTCCAGAGGGATCGGAGGTCTCACTTTAAGATACAATGAGCCATGGGAAAATCTATTCTAATGAAGTGATCCAAACAGAAGATGACCAGTTTGACGATGATCCGGATATGCCGCGAACCCAAGCCAAAATGGGAAAGAAGGCTCCAAACTTCAAGGCCAATACCACTGAGGGTATGATAGATCTCTATGAGTGGCTTGGCGACTCTTGGGGAGTATTATTTTCCCATCCGGCCCCTTTCACACCCATTTGTACCACAGAAATGGGTAGTATTGCAAAACACTACGAGGTTGGTACATCTTGTGATGTGATTTTCCGGTCAATTATGAGTTGCTTGTCCTCGCAGGCTTTTAAGAAGCGAAATGTCAAACTCTTAGGGATCTCCTGTGAAGATGTGAACCTACTTCATGATTGGGCCGGAGACATCAAGGCCTATTATGgtttggaacattttccaGTCACCCTTCTGGCTGATGAATCGCGGGCAGTTGCTTATCTGTAAGTGCTTTTTGAACATGTCTTTTTTAGATCTTGTTAACAGCTTGGTGGTGCCTAACAATCAGAATACATGACATTTAAACAAATCGAAACAACAAATTGTGTCTTCCATGACGGTTAATTGAAAATTTCCCTTAGTCAATTGCCTTTATAGGTTGATCAaacacgattttttttaaaataagattgaggttttcaagtctTTCAATCACAAAGGTATAAGAACCATCCTGATATTTGACAAACTATTAGGTATGGACTAATCGAACCCACCTATCGAGATAACTTTTCCGGTATTCCTTACCCTTGTCGTGGTTTGTTCATCATCGACCCTAAGAAAATCATTCGGATGATGTCATTTCATCCTTGGTCCATTGGCCGTTGTACCAAGGAGATCATACGCTCCGTGGACAGTCTTCAACTCACGGACTCTTTTGACAACAAGGTTTGAAAGTCCCTTCAAAGATCTTTAGGTATCACAACGTGATTGAACACCTCTGTTCCAGGTCTGCACTCCCGCGGATTGGGAGATGGGCAAGAGTGCCATGGTTGATACAAGTGTAACTCCCAATGACATTAATACTATGTTCCAAAGTGGCGTGATCACGTGGTTCTTGCCCTCGGGTAAACCTTATATGCGCACCATTGGGGATCCAAAGAAACCGGAACCACGAGTGGGAGAAGCGGCAACGAATTTGAATCTCATCAAACTCGCCTATGGTTCTGACTCAGATTAATTATGTGTTGCCTAGCAATCGGCATTGGTCGTTATGAAAGTGCAATAAATATGTAGATTCTGT from Tigriopus californicus strain San Diego chromosome 3, Tcal_SD_v2.1, whole genome shotgun sequence encodes:
- the LOC131877593 gene encoding peroxiredoxin-6-like, producing MSHGKIYSNEVIQTEDDQFDDDPDMPRTQAKMGKKAPNFKANTTEGMIDLYEWLGDSWGVLFSHPAPFTPICTTEMGSIAKHYEAFKKRNVKLLGISCEDVNLLHDWAGDIKAYYGLEHFPVTLLADESRAVAYLYGLIEPTYRDNFSGIPYPCRGLFIIDPKKIIRMMSFHPWSIGRCTKEIIRSVDSLQLTDSFDNKVCTPADWEMGKSAMVDTSVTPNDINTMFQSGVITWFLPSGKPYMRTIGDPKKPEPRVGEAATNLNLIKLAYGSDSD